The genomic region GAACCGGTACAGGTAAAAGTATCCTGAACATTCGCTAATTGCGGTAACGGCTTTACTGTAACGATAACCATCCTACGAAGTGTATTTGTACAACCATTACTATCTGATTGGATATAAAACGTATCATTAGCTGTGAGAGCCGGGGTTGTATAAGTTGTTCCTGTATTAAAAGACACCCCACCGGTAGCAAAGTCATACCACGTATAGGTGGTTCCTCCGCCTCCAATGATATTTAAAGTTGCCGTTTGTCCGTAGCAAATCAGCCCGTTTGGAATATTGGCTTGGTTTGGTACTTTTTTTACCGTAACCGTAACTGCCTTTCGAGGAGTTCTTACGCAGCCATTACTATCAGTTTCTACATAAAAGGTAGTATCCGCTGTTAGAATAGAAGTAGTATAGCTTGTTCCTGTAAAAAATGGTGTACCCCCCGTAAGCTGGCCGTACCAACGAAATATTGATGTTCCCCCTCCAATTATCGGTAAAGTAACCGATTGCTGGCCACATATTACAACGTTAGCTACATTAGCAGGAGAAGGAACGGGTTTTACTCGGATTGTTACTTGTTTACGAGTAAAATTAGTACAACCATTACTATCAGATTGGATATAGAATGTTGTGTCCGCTGTTAAGAATGAAGTAGTATAACTATTTCCCGTAAAAAATGGAGTGCCACCAAATGAAGCAGAATACCAAGTAAAGGTAGTTGCGCTACCGGAGTTAAATGATATTATTGCTCGCGACCCAACGCAAATTGTATCATCGTTTGCATTAGCTTGTTGCGGTACAGGTTTTACAAAAACGGTAACTGCTTTTCGGGGGTCTCCTGAGCATCCTGCCGAATCTGATTGGATATAGTAAGTTACAGTACTATTTAAAGTTGGAGTTGTATAACTATTTCCTACCCGAAAGGCTGTGCCTCCGATAGAAGTTGTGAACCAAGAGTATGTAGTAGTTCCGCCGCCGGCTATAGTTAAGGTAGTGAACTGCCCGCTACAAATTGTTGGGTTAGAAATATTAGCCGGATTCGGTAGTTTAATAACCCGAATAGCTACCATTTTACGGCCACTTGAACAGTTGTTGCTGCTATCAGCTTGTACATAGTAAATAGAATCCGCCGTTAGAACTGTAGAGGTATAAGAATTTCCGGTAAAAAAAGAAGTTCCGCCTACTGCTGTTTTAAACCAACGATAAGTGCTGTTTCCGGGATTTACAATAGTTAAGGTTCCACTTTGGCCGCTGCAAATAAATACATCACTTACATTTGGTAAATTTGGGTTTGGATTGACGGTGATGGGAACAGCAAGCCGTGTTGGGTTTGTGCAGCCTGCGCTATCAGACTGGATGTATATAGTCAAAGATGATGTTAAAACCCCAGTAGTAAAAGAATTTCCGGTAGCTACCGAAGAACCTCCCGTTGGTAATGTGTACCACGTATAGGTTGTGCCCGGTTTTGGATTAGAAATGGTAATCGTTATTGGATTTCCTGAGCAGACTGCTTGGGTTGGTACCGTAGCCAACTGCGGGTAGGGAATAACCGTTAAAAGGGTTGCGGTACTGGTATCTGCACCACAACGTCCCTTGACAATACAACGATAACTTCCTGCATTACTTGGTGTAACATTTGGAATACTCAATGTTGCATTTGTCGCTCCCGATATATTTGCCCCGTTAAATTGCCATTGATAAGTCCGTTGGTAGCCCACAGCCGTAATGTTAGCCGTAAATGTTGAACCTTGGCATAAAATGACCGATGAAGATGGCTCTTGGGTGATTCTGACGGAATCCCGAAAAGTAACCATAATTGTATCCCGCAAGGTATCGCAAGGAGTTTGGTTCTCAAATATAAAAGCTGCAGTTCCTACATAGCTTGGATTTGTCATAAACAGCACTGCTGTTTGGTTTTGTGCCCAAAAAGTACCTACCGCTGCCCCCCCAAGATGCCTCCAAAATGGCTTAATCTTGGTGGAGTCTCCTCTAATTTGACCCGTAAATACAATTCTTTTACCTTGGCAGGTATCTATATCAGATCCGCCATTTATCGTAATTTTAATACTTTTGGGCGTATATGGGGCATCACAGTTTCTATTTTGGTAAGAAGGATTGCCTGCCCAATCAAAAAAAACAGTACCTCCGGTTGTTGAAGCTGGATAACCGGGTAAAAAACTTGATTGCCAGCTAACGGTATCTGCGCAGCCGGCTCCAAAACTAACCGCAAAGCGTTGGGTTACAGCTACTGCATTTGTAAAATGGCCGCCGCCTTGAGCTGGCTGAGAACACTGTGGTACAACATACAAAGTATCTTCAAGGCCCGTAAATTTTTGGGCAAGTTGATCAAAGTACGTAATACCTGAAATAACCAATACTTTGGCACCGGCAGGGATTATCCCTGCATTTGGAGTACCCGGTAAGGGAGGAAATACTAAATAACCACAATTTTTGATAGTATCTGAGGTTATGATTGAGTTAATTTGATTTATCTTGTTGATCAATGAAACCGGAAGAGTACAAACGCCAAAACCGGAATGCCAAGGGGTTTTTCTCCAAGTAAAGCCGGCTGTACCCGGCCAGTTTCCCGCAACTATGTTGTTAGAATTACCGGTACTGTTGGGTGCGCCGGCAATGTTCATATTCGCTATATTTAGCGGGTTGGGGCCAACTTGAAATATAAACATTTCATTATCTGTTTCGCCAAGGCCAACTCCTCCTGTGCAGGCAGCTACCAAAATACTTTCTATCTCCAAGCATTTAGTGGGTGTTTGAGCAAATAGCTTCCCATTAAATACAGCAAGTATTCCCAGTAAAATGATTCTCCCTAAATAAAAAAATCTCGTGTACATAGTGGTATTCCTTTCCACAGCAATTCCTAAATTAAACCGCAAAGCTATTTATTTTTGGTTGTTTCTCTATTTGCTTTTTGCGAATAGTTTAAGCAATACCCTGAACGGTTAAAATTTTAGTGTTGCATAAATCCAGCTATACTCATTTTTTCCACATAAAAATCCACATTCTATTAAAAAGGGCACGTTTTCAATAGCTTGAGTATATCCACAAGTGGCCAAAACAGGCATACTTGCCTTTGTGAACACATTTGTTCTGATTAGCCCGTAACCACAAGTTATTTTTGCCGGAGAAATTACCACAAGCAATGGCAAACCCTCTTTTCAAATACATTTTCTTTCTGATTAGTTTCGGGCTGATTCTAAATAGCTGTAACCGTACCGAATCCTTAATAGATACGGCTTTATCAAACTCTAAAGAAAATGCTACTACCGCAAGCAGTAACAAAACTCAATTAATGAATGGCGACTTAGGCGCAGAAAGAACCAAAGTTAAACCTAAATGGAGAGCCATCAAAAAATTTAAAGGAAAAAAATCCCGAAAAACAGAAGCCTTTAAGATAAACGGAAAAGAATGGAAGGTTTCTTGGAAAACCAAAACACCTCCAAATAAAGAAGATGCTGAATTTATCCTGCTCCTTAAAAACCGTAATAACAAAGAAGATTCGCACGTTATTGCCAATTATACCGGCTCTGATGAAGACTTTTCTTTCTTGGAGGGGATAGGAGAATATTACCTGCAAATAAACTCAACTCAAGACTACGAAATAACCATTCACGAGCTCAAATAAGTGCCTCGATACTTTATTGATGTTCGCTATGTTGGTTTTCCATTTTGCGGGTGGCAAAGGCAATTAACCGGTATTTCTATTCAGGAAATTTTAGAGGAAAAACTTAGTATCCTACTAAAAACACCCATTACGGCCGTTGGAGCCGGCAGAACAGACGCAGGGGTTCATGCCTACAAACAAGTTGTCCATTTTGACTTTTCGGGTAGTTTAACATCCAAATTTATTTATCAAATAAATGGAATGCTCCCAAAGGAAGTTGCTGTTCAAAACCTGCGGATAGCCCGTAATCCAGAAACGCATGCTCGTTATCAAGCAGTTTGGCGAGAATATACTTATTATGTTTCCAGAATAAAAGATCCCTTAATGATCGGGAGAAGTTGGCCTTATACTCAGCCATTAGACCTTCCATTGATGCAGGAACTGGGTATTTTGCTCACCCAACATACTGATTTTGCAGCACTATCTAAATATAATCCAGATATAAAATCTACAATTTGTCAAGTTCATTTTGCTTATTGGGAAACCAGCTCGGAAATTTGGACGTTCAGGATTCGAGCTAACCGTTTTTTGTGGGGAATGGTTCGAACCATTGTGGGTTTAATGCTTGAAGTCGGGAGGAAAAAGATAACTCTCGATGCTGCCACAGGCATCATTAGCACTAAAAACCGATGCAATGCGCCTATGGCAGCACCGGCCTGCGGATTGTATCTAACTGATGTAGAATATCCTGCCGAATCTTTCATCCCTATATCCAAATAAAAAAACAATTAGACTCAATTTAGTAAACTGCTTGCAATTTGCTTACTATCTTTGTATATGATTTTTGATAATCGGTATTTTAAGTTCTTATTATTGATTTTAAGTTCAATTTATAGTGCTTATGGTCAGCAAGTTCAGCTATCAAAGGGGAGAAGTATTACCCACCTTGTTAATGAGTCTTCGTTTCCTTATGGAGTTTCGGCATCGGATTCCGACTGGGTTTTGTTAGCCTCTTCTAAAAAAATATCTGTACATTCACCTAACCTAACAGAGGT from Bacteroidia bacterium harbors:
- the truA gene encoding tRNA pseudouridine(38-40) synthase TruA yields the protein MPRYFIDVRYVGFPFCGWQRQLTGISIQEILEEKLSILLKTPITAVGAGRTDAGVHAYKQVVHFDFSGSLTSKFIYQINGMLPKEVAVQNLRIARNPETHARYQAVWREYTYYVSRIKDPLMIGRSWPYTQPLDLPLMQELGILLTQHTDFAALSKYNPDIKSTICQVHFAYWETSSEIWTFRIRANRFLWGMVRTIVGLMLEVGRKKITLDAATGIISTKNRCNAPMAAPACGLYLTDVEYPAESFIPISK